Proteins encoded together in one Candidatus Eisenbacteria bacterium window:
- a CDS encoding helix-turn-helix domain-containing protein has product MITKEALGRRVREVRLHNAMTLKDVEGLSGLSSTHISEIERGMTCPTVGALIRIAVALRKDPCYFVEERELDEICVSCDGERPSDPAPRVGSADRAAVEPLTRGILGGRIRAHEVRLEPGGAIEIEWLATGEDACFYCVEGVSELSLGGKTSRVVAGDSIQGAVPAGPHGIRAGDLGCRLLVISDHREVPSGRS; this is encoded by the coding sequence ATGATCACGAAAGAAGCTCTGGGCAGGCGGGTCCGGGAAGTCCGGCTCCACAACGCGATGACCCTCAAGGATGTCGAAGGGCTCTCGGGCCTCTCGTCGACGCACATCTCGGAGATCGAGCGCGGCATGACCTGCCCCACGGTGGGAGCGCTCATCCGGATCGCTGTCGCCTTGAGGAAGGACCCTTGCTACTTCGTCGAGGAGCGGGAGCTCGACGAGATCTGCGTGAGCTGCGACGGGGAACGGCCGAGCGATCCGGCCCCGCGCGTCGGCTCGGCGGATCGGGCCGCCGTGGAGCCGCTCACGCGCGGGATCCTCGGAGGGAGGATCAGGGCGCACGAGGTCAGACTCGAACCCGGAGGCGCCATCGAGATCGAGTGGCTCGCGACCGGGGAGGATGCCTGCTTCTACTGCGTCGAGGGAGTCTCGGAGTTGAGCCTCGGCGGGAAGACGAGCCGCGTCGTCGCCGGCGACTCGATCCAGGGCGCGGTACCAGCTGGACCGCACGGGATTCGCGCGGGCGATCTCGGATGCCGGCTGCTCGTGATCAGCGACCACCGCGAGGTCCCCTCCGGGCGATCCTGA